A stretch of DNA from Carettochelys insculpta isolate YL-2023 chromosome 7, ASM3395843v1, whole genome shotgun sequence:
ACTAATGAAGACTTTTTTTTGCAGAATTCCTTATGGAAAATAGCAGGGAGAATCCAAGCAACTCTACTGGAAATACAAACTGCTACAAAAGAGAATTTTTATCTGATCTGTTTTagctttccttttttcttcctaCTCTCTTTTTATTGTGTTTTAAACCACATGTAAAAACGGGCCAAGATGTTTAATGCTGCTTTTAATGGTAGCAGCCCCTTACATTGCAAGGTGTTGCGGCAACAATCAGAATAAAATCTTTAATAAAGTAGAGATAAAAGGTAAATTCTAGTGTTatggggaagaaagaaagaaatcaagaTGCATTAAAGAAAATCCTTTATGTGTAACAGGTTTTTGCTTGAGCCTTCATATACTCGGTAGTCAGAATTAACTTCAAGTGGTCTTACTGTTTGTAATCAGAAGGTTCAAGTCTCTTTTGTTGGCCTTTCTCACTGCAGCCTGGGTGCTGTGTGTTCATAACAGCAAAATTCTTGCTGTTGATGACCTATAGAATAAATAGAGAATATTTTACATTTGGCCTCTGTTAATTTTCCTTTGCAAGTGTAAAAATCTTATCAAGCCTGTTgggagaagagatttttttttttagtagttaCATAAGGCCTcttaggaaatatttttaaatttaattcctGTATACTTTCTACATAAGGATGAGTCCTGTTAAGTCTTTGAAAATGCCAGACCACTGTGATGTAACGTAGTTGTAtccatagctttctttgataaatCCCTaggatccctgtgtagacaaAATGCTGTCCAGTCTCAGCATTTTGTTATTTAAGGAGAATTGTAAATCAAAGGCATGGACTTGAGAATGTAGTTTCTGCTATAGCCACTTTGATGTACctgtaaaacaacaagaagtcctgtggcacctttatagtctaacatattttggagcataagctttattgggcaaagacccacttcatcagatgcatcatgcatctgatgaagtgggtctttgcccacaaaagcatatgctccaaaatatctcttagtctataaggtgccacaggacttcttgttttgtttttttggtttttctgaagatacagactaacacggctacctttctgatacgaTGTACCTGTAGTTTCCTTAACCTACTTACTGTGCCTCCCTTTTCCTTTTAAGTAGGAAAGTAATCTTTTAACATGTTAAATTCTTCTGACCCAGGAGTACCTTAAACCAGTACGGCTGCAGTTAGATGTGTGGTACATTGCAACTCAGCAATGGCAAGTGTCTGCGGTCATAGTCGGTTAACTGCCCTGCTGTGACCATGAGTCACTGGGGCTTTGGAACTTAACTGTATTGAAAGAGCCAGATCACTGATCATTTCTAACACAGTGAGTTACTCATGCAAAACAAGAAAGCTTTTGTTTCCCATACAGTGGCATTCAACATCCATCCAGGTCTTAGATTTAACTTACAAGCTCCATCATTAAACATTCAGCTGTGTCTTTTGGAAACCACCAGTATAGGTTAGCAATGCTGAAGTGTCGTGAAAGCCAGGGCATGATGAAAAATGAATTCACTCATGTATCTACAATCTGGCACCTATCAATGCTGGCAGCTATGTTTTCCTCACAGCTTTCAGTTTATTAGCAAATAGAGAATTGACTAATTAGTCAAAGCTGAACAAAATCAAACTTACTTCATGTACAGTTTTAAGTCACACACAATAACAAAATCCTGATATTTCAGTGGCAGTGTGTGACCTGCTGAGGGAGAGACCAGGCtcaggagaaaaggaaggaaaactTTCAATGGTCAGAGCTGTTCTAGTGGAGACCACTGGCAGTATTGAGCAGTTTACGGTGTCAGAAAGTGACACTGCACTAAGCTAAAAGTTTGCATAAATCTGTCTTTGGGTACAGCCCTTCAACCACAGcataaaaaaaattgtctcttCTGTTACTCAGACTTTTAAGTACTGGAGTGTAAAACAGCTAGTTGCCCTGTTTCTTCCCAGTCAGGCTTTAAACTCTTAATTCATTTCAAGCAAAGTTAACTTTGGGTGGCATATCTGTGTGTTCTGTGCCATTTTTTACACAACTACTCCATCTTTGGCAGGGTTTACAAATCTACATCTCATTGCATCAGAGAAAATACTAAGAAGCAGCAAAATATTTACTACAAAGGCAGGCTTTATATATTATACATGTTACTACAGGTACGTGTTCACCTGAACCCAGTGTAAGCACTTCCCACTGTGGCTAAACTCCCATATAAAATTAATGAGGGACTAGCCAGCATAAAGTGTACTGAATTAGTATTTCAGAGTGTACACCAAAATAACACAGTTCTAAGCAAGTATGTGCCCAACAGCTGGAGACATTCACACAAAACCTTTGTCTAGGGAAATTAAAGCTGGCTAACAAACAGGAGATGTTGGGAAGTCAGCAACTCTTAAGATCAGCTTCAGCAAGCATTATAGGATAACTTAGCACAACAACAGAGTAGACTTACATGCTATGTGATTTTCTTTATGCAAAGGTCCACATCAAGATTTTCACTATCATACACATGAATACATGTATAGCTAAGAGTTACTTTCAGGAGCAGTTGTTGCTTCTCATAGCAAAGGTCTGAAGTCTGACTGAACAATAACAGGTGGGCTTTGAACTTTTAGTCACCTGGTTTAATTCAAAATAAGTACTTATCAAGCTTTAAGGTAATCTAAAGAAAGCATAGTAGCTGCCATTTTACAAGAATGGATTCAACATATGCTCCCATGTGACACCTGTTTTTCTCAGTGATTGTGCAATCTGCTTACAAAAACATGAAAGTGTCAGCTTTTCTGTACTATTAAAGTAATTCCTGAACTCCAGAAGAAATTCCAGTAATGTCAGATATGTTTGCAGACTGAAATATAATTCTCATCAAATGAGCAATTTTGTTGATAGAACTAGTTTGTTTAGAAAGCTCttaggttttaatttttttaattttaggctTCTTGTATCTGAAGTTGTGGGAAATTTTGGCAATGGTTTGAATTCTGGGCAGAACCATCACCCCTTAGTAATTCTGTAACCGAAATGTACCCagcatagtatcagaggggtagaagtgtttgtctgtatctgcagaaacatgcatctgacaaagtgggtctttgcccacaaaagcttacgtgccaaacaaatctgttagtctataaggtgccacaggacttctttttttctcccccagcaCAATATGGTAAATTAACGTCATAAACTGTGTTTAACCACTGGATAGGGACTTACAGGTTGGCTGTGTTTAGTCAATGTGGCCCATAGGGGGACTGTTGATGGGTGCCACAGTCCCCTGGAAACAGAGATGATCTCCAACCCATTACTGTCTCCGAGCACCGCCCTGGTGTAAATTCGTTCTTCCTTAGGCTTACCCCCAGGGTAAACTTGGCAAGAGTTTAGCAGTTTTACCGGCAGCTAATGTTTATTATTTGTCAGGCCTGTCACAGCTGCTAATATCAGCGCACTTTGTTCTCAACCCATAGTCCCTGGCTGCCGCACTTGTTTGTGGAAACCGAAAGACCTTTGCCCTGTGACCGCTCTGAGCACTTTCCACAAAGCCGCGCCTAGCTTGACTCGCATCTCAACTCGGAGAGCAGCTTTCTCCGAGTGGGCACTGAGCTGCTGGCGTTCATTTTCCAGAGCCCACTCTGGCGGCTGAACGAGCCGGCTTTAAATCATGGAACAACCATGAGTCAAAATACAGCTCCCCGGGTTAGATTAGCGTTTCTATTTATTCCTAGGGGAAGTCCCCGCCGCTCGAGCCGTTGCTTGTTTGTACACTGGGGACCGGGGAGTACATGCACTTCCGCTGCGGGCAGTTCGCACCGCGAAAAGCAAAGGAGGGGGTGGCGAGGTCGGGCTGGTGCTTCTCCCTCCTCGGAACTAGCGTCTGTCCTATGAGCCGGCTGCGGGAAACCCGCTGCCGGGACAAAGGGCACGCACCTGAGCGCCTCGGCCGGGGCACACCGCTACAGGAGCCGCGTATTTACCTCCTCCTAGAAACGATCTAAGCACCGCTCCTATTGTTTCAAAGTCTTTATTTACAGAATACTCAGACAGAACCCAGCCCCCCGGAGCTCTGCGCAGCCGTCGTGCATTATTAGCCTGACCCACGCAGATCGCAGCGGCTGCTGGATTGTGTACATTCTCCTCGGCCTTCTGGCTACAAACGCTAACACCGTTGTCACACAAACCCGGGCGTACAAAAATAGAgtttctgaaaacaaacaaacaaacaaaaaatccaaggAGGAACGGGCGGGAACGTACAGCCACGCACCGAGCTCAGGGGCCGGGCCCGCCTCGGGGGGTGATTAATAAGGCAACCCATTTACATGCAGACACCGAACCACGGCCTACAGCACACAAGGCACCTCACACGTTTGCATGCATCGGGACGGCGGAGACGCTCTGCGCCGCATCCCACCTCCAATAAGTTAACGTCTCTGGCTCGGGTGGGTGGGCCCCAGCCACGCcgggcctccccctgccccgaaGGCTGCCAGTCCTGCAGTGCACGTCAGAAACACGTCCGCTCCGCGCGGGGAAGAGTCACTGAAGCCCCCGGAGAGCCCCGGCAGCCGAGTCCCTTGGCCTGGCCTGCGGACGTCCCGGccgctgcagctcagccaggcgcACACCGAGGAGCGCTAAAGTGCACAGTGGCTCAGCCCGCCGGGCACCGCGCTGCGCTCTGTTGGCTCAGTCCGGGCCGGCCCCTCTGGAGCCATCCCCGCCCTGGCGGCCGGGCGGGGCGGTGCAGCGCTGGGCGCTCCAGCTTCCGCGGCGCCGGCGGTGGTGAGCGGGCAGCGGGCGGCCTCAGGGCGTCCGGGTCCGCGAGGCGCAGGCGGCCAGGCTGAGGGCGCCGGGCGGCGCCGCGGcgctggccccggccccggcggAGGCGGGGGCGGCCGCGCCTTTCCGCTCCTTCTGGCGCAGGTGGATCTTGGTGTGGCGCTTGCGCTCGTCGCTGCGGGCGAACTTGCGGCCGCAGAAGTCGCAGGCGAAGGGCTTCTCGCCCGTGTGCGTGCGGATGTGCGTGGTGAGGTGGTCGCTGCGGCTGAAGTTGCGCATGCAGATGCGGCACTGGAAGGGCTTGTGGCCCGTGTGGATGCGGATGTGCCGCGTCAGCTCGTCCGAGCGGGAGAAGCGGCGGTCGCAGCCCTCGGCCGGGCAGGGGTACGGCCGCTCGTGCACCGGCGTCTTGCTGGGCCGGTTGGGGTACTTGCGCGGCCGCAGGATGGGCCGCAGCGGCAGGTTGTGCGGGCTGTAGGCGCTGGCGGGCAGCCGCCcgctctccccgcccccgccgcccgcCGCCCCGGCCCCCGGGCCGCCCAGCGTGAAGTTGCGGATGGTGGAGAGCGGCGTGAGCGGCGGCGGGACGCGCAGCGAGTCCAGCGGGCAGGGGAAGGGCTTGCGCTCGGGCGCGGCGTGCAGCTCCCGCTGGCACTGCGAGGGCGGGAAGAAGCCCGGGTAGTCCGGGATCATGGAGAAGATCCCGCCGTCGGCGGCCGCTTTCGGGGACGGGTAGGAGGGGGGCGGGTGGTAGGGCAGGGAGGCCCCGGCCGAGGCGGGCAGGAAGGCGGAGGAGGGGTCCTGCGGGTAGAGCTCCCCGCAGCCCGCGtagggaggcggcggcggcggcgagtACAGGTGCTCCAGCTCCCCGGGCTGGTTCTGAGCCACGCTGCAGCTCAGCGCGCTGCCGGCCAGCGGGTTGGGGGAGGCCG
This window harbors:
- the EGR2 gene encoding E3 SUMO-protein ligase EGR2, whose protein sequence is MMTAKTVDKIPVTLSGFAHQLPESIYPVDDIATTLPASVTIFPNADLGGAFDQMSGVPGDGMINVDMSEKRSLDLPYASSFAPAVPPSRNQTFTYMGKFSIDPQYPGAGCYPEGIINIVSAGILQGVSTPSSSAASSSTASSASPNPLAGSALSCSVAQNQPGELEHLYSPPPPPPYAGCGELYPQDPSSAFLPASAGASLPYHPPPSYPSPKAAADGGIFSMIPDYPGFFPPSQCQRELHAAPERKPFPCPLDSLRVPPPLTPLSTIRNFTLGGPGAGAAGGGGGESGRLPASAYSPHNLPLRPILRPRKYPNRPSKTPVHERPYPCPAEGCDRRFSRSDELTRHIRIHTGHKPFQCRICMRNFSRSDHLTTHIRTHTGEKPFACDFCGRKFARSDERKRHTKIHLRQKERKGAAAPASAGAGASAAAPPGALSLAACASRTRTP